In one window of Qipengyuania profundimaris DNA:
- a CDS encoding type III PLP-dependent enzyme yields the protein MQHFPDAKAVVRVLRPEEPVILNRPHAAARAARFFVEKFPGKSLYAVKANPSPELLQILWDNGVTHFDVASIAEVRLVRSTLPQATLCFMHPVKSPGAIREAYHSHGVKTFSLDSVEELEKIVEACRDDEGNAATDLRLCIRLRVSSEHAALSLAAKFGCDLTEAPALLQQTRQHCDWLGVCFHVGSQAMSPFAYVQAIDRVRAAIAEASVVIDMIDVGGGFPSVYPGMEPPPLEDYFKIIHQHFYALPIAYNAELWCEPGRALCAEYSSLVVKVEKRRGEELYINDGAYGALFDAAHVDWKFPVRALEDDLIKPEMDFAFYGPTCDDADYMPGPFALPEDIQAGDYLEIGMLGAYGAAMKTDFNGFGAAERIIVQDEPMASLYDGSRTRPEADNVVSLR from the coding sequence TTGCAGCATTTTCCCGACGCCAAGGCTGTAGTCCGCGTTCTTCGCCCTGAAGAGCCGGTCATCCTCAACCGCCCGCACGCCGCGGCGCGCGCTGCCCGTTTCTTCGTCGAGAAGTTTCCGGGCAAGTCGCTCTATGCGGTGAAGGCCAATCCCTCGCCCGAGCTCTTGCAGATCCTGTGGGACAATGGCGTGACGCATTTCGACGTCGCCTCCATTGCGGAGGTGCGCTTGGTGCGCTCGACGCTGCCACAGGCGACGTTGTGCTTCATGCATCCGGTCAAATCGCCCGGCGCGATCCGCGAGGCATATCACAGCCATGGCGTGAAGACGTTCAGCCTCGATAGCGTCGAGGAGCTGGAGAAGATCGTCGAGGCTTGCCGCGACGACGAGGGCAACGCTGCTACCGACTTGCGCCTCTGCATCCGCCTGCGTGTCTCGAGCGAGCATGCTGCACTCAGCCTAGCCGCCAAATTCGGCTGCGACCTCACCGAAGCGCCCGCGCTGCTGCAGCAGACCCGCCAGCATTGCGACTGGCTGGGCGTGTGCTTCCATGTCGGCAGCCAGGCGATGAGCCCCTTCGCCTATGTCCAGGCGATCGACCGCGTGCGCGCAGCCATCGCCGAAGCCTCGGTCGTGATCGACATGATCGACGTCGGCGGCGGCTTTCCCAGCGTCTATCCCGGCATGGAACCGCCGCCGCTGGAGGACTATTTCAAGATTATCCACCAGCACTTCTACGCGCTACCGATCGCCTATAACGCGGAGCTGTGGTGTGAGCCCGGCCGCGCTTTGTGCGCGGAGTATTCCAGTCTCGTCGTAAAGGTGGAAAAGCGCCGCGGCGAGGAACTCTACATCAACGACGGCGCTTATGGCGCACTGTTCGATGCCGCGCACGTGGACTGGAAATTCCCTGTCCGCGCCCTGGAGGATGATCTGATCAAGCCGGAGATGGACTTCGCCTTCTACGGCCCAACCTGCGACGATGCCGATTACATGCCCGGCCCGTTCGCCCTGCCGGAAGACATCCAGGCGGGCGACTACCTCGAGATCGGCATGCTGGGCGCATATGGCGCGGCAATGAAGACCGATTTCAACGGTTTCGGTGCGGCAGAGCGCATCATCGTGCAGGACGAGCCCATGGCCAGCCTTTACGATGGCAGCCGCACTCGGCCCGAGGCGGACAATGTGGTCAGCCTGCGCTGA
- a CDS encoding LemA family protein, producing the protein MSEVASAFWTSVALFLGAGLVVLLIVIYNRLVAQRQNVKQGVADIDAQLRQRHDLIPNLVETVKGYAGHERETLDAVISARNQAANGPITSGDEQGLRVALDRLLALSENYPDLKASANFQELQRELSHVEDKLAAARRALNAAVSRYNTVRESFPAVLFAGLLGFKEADFHRLDDSEKGTVDQVPSISFQ; encoded by the coding sequence GTGTCCGAAGTCGCCAGCGCATTCTGGACGTCCGTCGCCCTGTTCCTGGGGGCCGGCCTCGTCGTCCTGCTGATCGTCATCTACAACAGGCTGGTCGCCCAGCGCCAGAACGTGAAGCAGGGCGTCGCCGATATCGACGCGCAGCTGCGCCAGCGGCACGATCTCATCCCCAATCTGGTCGAGACGGTAAAGGGCTATGCCGGGCACGAGCGCGAGACGCTCGATGCGGTGATTTCCGCGCGCAACCAGGCGGCCAACGGCCCGATCACTTCCGGCGACGAACAGGGCCTGCGCGTCGCGCTCGACCGCCTGCTGGCGTTGAGCGAGAATTACCCCGACCTTAAGGCATCCGCCAATTTCCAGGAACTGCAGCGCGAGCTCTCCCATGTCGAGGACAAGCTCGCCGCCGCCCGCCGCGCGCTGAACGCCGCCGTCTCACGCTACAACACCGTGCGCGAGAGCTTCCCGGCGGTGCTGTTCGCCGGCCTGCTCGGCTTCAAAGAGGCGGATTTCCACCGCCTCGACGACAGCGAGAAGGGCACCGTGGACCAGGTGCCGTCGATCAGCTTCCAGTAG
- a CDS encoding DUF3137 domain-containing protein — translation MIEYPDADRLMAGELGAWLEGQAQVRADAVALSWDRLWKAGMVLLPLAAFFFILVPIEFTPKLWLTGFALTGAWAWSQIPKQKAKKQVKTGINEAIAGALGLTYCHDCEATDAFEIAREYRLLPKHQKRDFEDLWQGETAGHDFTLHEAHLQERRGSGKNRRWVTVFRGAIVSVAFERPFHGTTLLAKDGQFKKLFGGAKDSVKLDGQVLQLADMVSPDFEDRFDVYTTDQTEARWLINPEYIERLLNLERLFQGKGSAVVFTGGNMVLALEGGNLFESGSLNPQADRAMVAQTIRQFAGIADLALTMNRIRPAERYG, via the coding sequence GTGATCGAGTATCCCGATGCGGACCGGCTGATGGCGGGCGAGCTCGGCGCGTGGCTGGAAGGCCAAGCGCAGGTCCGCGCCGATGCGGTTGCGCTGTCGTGGGACCGGCTATGGAAGGCGGGCATGGTGCTGCTGCCGCTGGCCGCGTTTTTCTTCATTCTCGTACCAATCGAATTTACTCCGAAGCTGTGGCTGACGGGCTTTGCCCTCACGGGTGCATGGGCGTGGTCGCAAATTCCGAAGCAGAAGGCGAAGAAACAGGTCAAGACCGGCATAAACGAGGCCATCGCGGGCGCGCTCGGTCTCACATATTGCCACGATTGCGAGGCCACCGATGCCTTCGAAATCGCGCGCGAATACCGCCTGCTCCCCAAGCACCAGAAACGCGATTTCGAGGATTTGTGGCAAGGCGAGACGGCAGGCCACGACTTCACCCTGCATGAAGCGCACCTCCAGGAACGACGCGGATCAGGCAAGAACCGCCGCTGGGTCACGGTGTTTCGCGGCGCGATCGTGTCCGTGGCGTTCGAGCGCCCGTTCCACGGCACCACGCTGCTGGCGAAGGACGGGCAGTTCAAGAAGCTGTTCGGCGGGGCGAAGGACAGCGTGAAGCTGGACGGGCAGGTGCTGCAGCTCGCGGACATGGTCAGCCCGGATTTCGAGGACCGGTTCGACGTCTACACCACCGACCAGACCGAGGCGCGCTGGCTGATCAATCCGGAGTATATCGAGCGGCTGCTAAACCTCGAACGACTGTTTCAGGGCAAGGGCAGCGCGGTGGTGTTCACCGGCGGCAACATGGTCCTGGCGCTGGAAGGCGGCAATTTGTTCGAGAGCGGATCGCTCAACCCGCAGGCCGACCGCGCGATGGTGGCCCAGACAATACGGCAATTCGCCGGGATCGCGGACCTGGCGCTGACGATGAACCGCATCCGCCCGGCAGAGCGCTACGGCTGA